The Aspergillus chevalieri M1 DNA, chromosome 5, nearly complete sequence genome includes a region encoding these proteins:
- a CDS encoding U1 small nuclear ribonucleoprotein 70 kDa (BUSCO:EOG09264G1F;~COG:A;~EggNog:ENOG410PNAX;~InterPro:IPR034143,IPR000504,IPR022023,IPR012677, IPR035979;~PFAM:PF12220,PF00076;~go_function: GO:0003676 - nucleic acid binding [Evidence IEA];~go_function: GO:0030619 - U1 snRNA binding [Evidence IEA]), protein MTDKLPPPLLALFQPRPPLRYVTPINRAPDDVKKSTISGIAQYLPEIKKYEEEIPYTATESWIQRKWREKLQKKERVHKQVTEALQEFDPSKDPQARGDPFKTLFVARLSYDVKESDLEREFGRFGPIERIRIVKDNVSPKSKPHRGYAFIVYEREKDMKAAYKETDGIRIKDRRVLVDVERGRTVKGWKPRRFGGGLGGRGYTKALPSRPSGPGFGAPTGPGGGFRGGFGGRGFRGGYRSDRFGPRGGIGYQGGRNGFGGPPPNAPSGPGGGRSAGGYYGGGGRYDRGGTGSNREPIRPREGYSDRDRRDHDRDRESDRHRDRDRDYRYRDRERERDRDRYGGREDYGRKRYHEDDPYDDPRSKRRY, encoded by the exons ATGACTGACAAGCTCCCCCCTCCGCTCCTGGCGCTGTTCCAGCCCCGTCCGCCTCTACGCTATGTCACCCCGATCAACCGCGCACCGGATGATGTGAAGAAGAGCACAATCAGCGGTATTGCTCAGTATCTCCCGGAGATTAAGAAATACGAGGAGGAAATTCCTTACACAGCGACGGAGAGCTGGATCCAGCGCAAATGGCGTGAGAAGTTgcaaaagaaggaaagagtaCACAAGCAAGTGACTGAAGCGCTTCAAGAAT TTGATCCTTCGAAAGACCCGCAAGCCCGAGGCGATCCGTTCAAGACTCTTTTCGTTGCGCGGCTCAGCTACGATGTGAAAGAATCGGACCTCGAACGTGAATTTGGACGCTTTGGACCTATTGAAAGG ATACGTATTGTCAAAGACAACGTTAGCCCCAAGAGCAAACCCCACAGAGGGTATGCTTTCATCGTATATGAGCGTGAGAAAGACATGAAAG CTGCCTACAAGGAAACGGATGGTATACGGATCAAGGACCGACGTGTCTTGGTAGATGTTGAGCGCGGTCGTACGGTCAAGGGATGGAAACCCCGTCGTTTTGGTGGTGGCCTTGGAGGCCGTGGATACACTAAGGCGCTACCTTCTCGCCCTAGCGGGCCAGGCTTTGGTGCTCCTACTGGACCCGGTGGTGGTTTCCGCGGTGGTTTTGGTGGCAGAGGATTCCGTGGAGGTTATCGCAGTGACCGATTTGGCCCTCGTGGGGGTATCGGCTACCAAGGAGGTCGCAATGGGTTTGGCGGGCCCCCTCCAAATGCGCCGTCTGGCCCAGGTGGTGGACGGAGTGCTGGAGGTTACTATGGCGGAGGTGGCAGATACGATCGCGGTGGAACGGGCAGCAACCGTGAACCTATAAGACCAAGAGAAGGCTATTCTGACCGCGATCGTCGTGACCATGACCGTGACCGCGAGAGTGACCGCCATAGGGACCGAGACAGGGACTATCGTTACCGGGACCGTGAGCGTGAGCGCGACCGTGACAGGTACGGTGGCCGAGAGGACTATGGACGCAAGAGGTACCACGAGGATGATCCATACGATGACCCTCGTTCCAAGAGGAGGTATTAA
- a CDS encoding putative RING finger domain protein (COG:O;~EggNog:ENOG410PSRD;~InterPro:IPR038886): MSEGVEILAARSRKRPHSRMSQTSSATPGQSPWPPSSMSSSSTSHRPLQLPTRYPGDGLDFRRPVTSNNEEVIDLTEEPDSPPQPRPQRQQESHTRHRHHTRLPRFGRNIMQDVVDLVEDDDDDDGDEDDDEVQEVGQGIPPSSPEVEFVSATTRTPVAPPRSEGHLWRMLQGNSLASFVMSSEAFRRPIPWASGLFGRQPHDVDSLFIGGTSGDLDIEYPVSTTTADRRPQADTYKAPSPAPEGFTRNAKEDGEVVVCPNCDQELGTGDEIKSQIWVVKKCGHVYCGECTRHRALSKAKKAPQRTKPFSKCRADDCEVPVSAPKSMFQVYL; the protein is encoded by the exons ATGAGTGAAGGCGTGGAGATCTTGGCCGCCCGGTCTAGAAAG CGACCGCATAGCCGTATGTCACAAACGTCGTCAGCCACTCCCGGCCAATCCCCATGGCCTCCCTCCAGCatgtcttcgtcttccacCTCCCATCGCCCTCTCCAACTCCCGACGCGATACCCCGGAGACGGCCTTGACTTTAGAAGGCCGGTCACTAGTAACAATGAGGAAGTCATTGATCTTACCGAAGAGCCAGactctcctcctcaaccgcGGCCGCAGCGGCAACAAGAATCCCATACCAGACATCGTCACCACACGCGCTTGCCTCGGTTCGGAAGAAACATCATGCAAGATGTGGTGGATCTAGTagaggacgacgatgacgacgatggcgacgaggatgatgacgaagtGCAAGAGGTTGGACAGGGGATACCCCCAAGCAGCCCGGAGGTCGAATTTGTGAGTGCGACGACAAGGACGCCCGTCGCGCCACCAAGGTCGGAAGGGCATCTATGGAGGATGCTCCAGGGCAATTCATTAGCAAGCTTCGTGATGTCGTCAGAGGCATTTCGACGGCCCATTCCTTGGGCAAGTGGTTTATTTGGCCGGCAGCCACATGACGTGGATAGTCTTTTCATTGGTGGAACCTCAGGGGATCTCGACATCGAGTATCCCGTATCTACGACCACCGCGGACCGTCGGCCACAAGCAGATACGTATAAGGCCCCCAGTCCTGCGCCGGAGGGGTTTACGAGGAACGCGAAGGAAGACGGCGAGGTTGTCGTATGCCCCAACTGCGACCAGGAGCTGGGTACGGGCGATGAGATCAAATCGCAAATATGGGTTGTGAAGAAATGCGGACAC GTCTACTGTGGTGAATGTACAAGACACCGCGCCCTCTCGAAAGCGAAGAAGGCACCGCAACGGACGAAGCCGTTTAGCAAGTGTCGAGCGGATGATTGCGAGGTACCTGTTAGTGCCCCAAAGTCCATGTTCCAAGTATACTTGTGA
- the MRPL51 gene encoding mitochondrial 54S ribosomal protein mL43 (BUSCO:EOG092656JA;~COG:J;~EggNog:ENOG410PP1D;~InterPro:IPR039927,IPR036249,IPR007741;~PFAM:PF05047;~go_function: GO:0003735 - structural constituent of ribosome [Evidence IEA];~go_process: GO:0032543 - mitochondrial translation [Evidence IEA]), producing MPVQGIRTVAAARNGVGAFILPCKRMDFHYCDWAGSSRGMVSFLKSALPSFAKANPQIEIRVSPRPHKHPVIKGHYINGREKAICVRNLEPEQIFKKANLLKEASGEKLKRTKKPVTSINDSVRGIWSPYHGDIKTV from the exons ATGCCTGTACAAGGAATCAGAACGGTGGCCGCTGCCAGG AACGGCGTCGGCGCCTTTATCCTGCCATGCAAGCGCATGGATTTCCACTACTGCGACTGGGCAGGTAGCTCGCGGGGCATGGT TTCCTTCCTCAAGAGCGCCCTCCCATCCTTCGCCAAAGCAAATCCACAGATTGAGATCCGAGTCTCACCACGGCCGCACAAGCACCCAGTGATCAAGGGCCACTACATCAACGGACGCGAGAAGGCCATCTGTGTGCGGAACCTCGAGCCAGAACAAATATTCAAGAAGGCGAACTTGCTGAAGGAAGCCAGTGGGGAGAAGCTGAAGCGCACCAAGAAGCCCGTTACGAGTATCAACGACAGCGTCAGAGGCATCTGGTCCCCTTACCATGGAGACATCAAAACCGTATAG
- a CDS encoding WD repeat PRP19 family protein (BUSCO:EOG092642I5;~COG:A;~EggNog:ENOG410PK49;~InterPro:IPR038959,IPR003613,IPR036322,IPR015943, IPR013915,IPR001680,IPR017986,IPR013083;~PFAM:PF08606,PF00400;~go_component: GO:0000974 - Prp19 complex [Evidence IEA];~go_function: GO:0004842 - ubiquitin-protein transferase activity [Evidence IEA];~go_function: GO:0005515 - protein binding [Evidence IEA];~go_function: GO:0061630 - ubiquitin protein ligase activity [Evidence IEA];~go_process: GO:0000398 - mRNA splicing, via spliceosome [Evidence IEA];~go_process: GO:0006281 - DNA repair [Evidence IEA];~go_process: GO:0016567 - protein ubiquitination [Evidence IEA]), which translates to MLCAISGEAPQVPVVSPKSGSVFEKRLVEAYIGEHGKDPVNGEELATEDLIDVKSQRVVRPRPPTLTSIPSLLSVFQEEWDALALETYTLRQTLAQTRQELSSALYQHDAAVRVIARLTQERDEARDALSKVTVGATRTASGGDEMQVDSAGLPEAVVARVEETQAALSKTRRKRPVPENWATSEAISSYQPKESSDDLYPGGKALSVHSSGELALVGGTEGVVGVYSINDKRVAQTLQTNGPVTDALWAEDKAVIASATGSVKVFENGNEVASFNSHAGEATALALHATGNIVASVGADKSYVLYDLTTNSVLTQVFSDASLLSVNFHPDGHLIAAGGVDGKIKIFNTTSGTPAADYSSSGPIKGLFFSENGVFLAAVAENSTVVSIWDLRHSKETKVLDTGSKVDSIYWDYTGQFLLTGGPSGVTVQKFTKSTKEWSEPLRSAVPAAAVQWGPAAQSIVVLNVEGGITVLGP; encoded by the exons ATGCTGTGTGCCA TCTCGGGAGAGGCACCTCAAGTGCCCGTCGTCTCGCCTAAGAGCG GCAGCGTCTTCGAAAAGCGTCTCGTCGAAGCGTATATTGGCGAGCACGGAAAGGACCCCGTGAACGGTGAAGAGCTTGCTACGGAGGATCTTATCGATGTCAAATCGCAGCGCGTCGTTCGTCCTCGGCCACCCACGCTCACCTCGATCCCTTCCCTTCTCAGCGTTTTCCAGGAAGAGTGGGATGCTTTAGCTTTGGAAACATACACATTGCGGCAGACCTTGGCACAGACGCGACAGGAGCTCAGTTCGGCGCTCTACCAACACGATGCTGCCGTCCGAGTTATCGCGCGATTGACACAGGAGAGAGACGAGGCCCGTGATGCATTGTCCAAGGTCACGGTCGGGGCCACCCGCACCGCTAGCGGTGGCGATGAGATGCAGGTCGACTCTGCTGGCCTGCCCGAAGCGGTGGTAGCACGGGTTGAGGAGACACAGGCGGC GCTCTCCAAGACTCGCCGTAAGCGCCCTGTCCCAGAGAACTGGGCTACCAGCGAAGCTATCTCGTCATACCAGCCCAAAGAAAGCTCCGATGATCTATATCCTGGCGGCAAAGCACTATCCGTTCATTCTTCTGGAGAATTGGCTCTTGTTGGAGGCACCGAAGGGGTGGTTGGTGTCTACTCGATTAACGACAAGCGTGTGGCACAGACATTACAGACAAACGGTCCAGTTACCGATGCTCTCTGGGCTGAAGACAAGGCTGTGATCGCCTCCGCTACTGGGTCCGTCAAGGTCTTCGAGAACGGCAATGAGGTTGCAAGCTTCAATTCGCATGCTGGAGAGGCAACTGCCCTTGCATTGCACGCTACTGGTAACATTGTTGCCTCTGTTGGCGCTGACAAGAGCTATGTCTTGTATGATTTGACGACAAACTCTGTGCTCACGCAAGTCTTCAGTGACGCAT CTCTTTTATCCGTCAACTTCCACCCGGATGGTCACCTCATTGCTGCAGGTGGCGTTGACGGGAAGATCAAGATCTTTAACACCACATCTGGCACACCTGCTGCGGACTATTCCTCGTCCGGTCCGATCAAGGGTCTGTTCTTTTCTGAGAACGGTGTTTTCTTGGCTGCGGTTGCAGAGAATTCCACCGTCGTCTCCATCTGGGATCTCCGTCACTCGAAGGAGACCAAGGTGCTCGATACGGGTAGCAAGGTTGACTCGATCTACTGGGACTACACAGGCCAATTCCTTCTGACTGGAGGACCAAGTGGTGTGACTGTTCAGAAATTTACCAAGTCTACCAAGGAATGGTCAGAGCCATTGAGGAGCGCCGTGCCTGCGGCTGCGGTGCAATGGGGACCGGCAGCCCAGAGCATTGTCGTCTTGAATGTTGAAGGTGGAATCACGGTGTTGGGGCCCTAG
- a CDS encoding DUF4604 domain-containing protein (COG:S;~EggNog:ENOG410PYIU;~InterPro:IPR027911;~PFAM:PF15377), with protein sequence MSFNAKNLSYDSKDPPFLQRLKGHYGTTTGRLERPIARPRKQRQDDEDDEPTYVDEESNEVISKEKYRALVQESKQKDDEHPEQEPVDKEQNAPGSVEKDIADTGKDAPASKQNVAEIGGLKKRKQAKVVGEDNKEPEVGAAQREAPAAWKPKQKKKKIKLSFDEEE encoded by the exons ATGTCCTTCAATGCAAAGAATCTCTCTTATG ATTCGAAGGATCCGCCCTTCCTACAGAGACTAAAAGGCCATTATGGAACTACTACTGGCCGCCTGGAGCGACCAATTGCTCGACCCCGGAAACAAAGGCaggatgacgaggacgacgaacCTACCTACGTTGATGAGGAAAGCAATGAGGTGATCTCAAAGGAGAAATACAGAGCTCTTGTCCAGGAGAGCAAACAAAAGGATGATGAACACCCGGAACAGGAGCCGGTTGATAAGGAGCAGAATGCACCTGGGTCTGTTGAAAAGGATATTGCGGATACCGGAAAAGATGCGCCAGCTTCTAAGCAGAATGTCGCTGAGATAGGAGGACTCAAGAAGCGAAAACAAGCGAAAGTCGTTGGCGAAGATAACAAAGAGCCTGAGGTGGGAGCAGCGCAACGAGAGGCTCCGGCTGCCTGGAAGCccaagcagaagaaaaagaagatcaAGCTTTCCTTCGACGAGGAGGAGTAA